Proteins encoded by one window of Nitrospirota bacterium:
- the amrS gene encoding AmmeMemoRadiSam system radical SAM enzyme, translated as MKEAVLYERLEEGKVRCFLCAHRCKIRPGERGICAVRENRDGTLVSLVYGRAVSMNVDPIEKKPLFHFLPGSRSFSVATAGCNFRCEHCQNYTISQLPRERKDVSIPGEEVGAAEVVRRASEDRCQSIAYTYTEPTIFMEYALDIARLARGKGLRNVFVSNGFMTPESVRLIAPYLDGNNIDLKGDDEFYRKICKARLSPVLETIRLMKELGVWVEVTTLIIPGLNDAEESVRDIARFLVSVDPAIPWHVTQFYPTYKLTDRPRTPVETLKRAREVGMEAGLQYVYEGNIPGEGRESTYCPGCGELLVMRMGFRVEAVRLRDGACPSCGRLQPGVWT; from the coding sequence ATGAAGGAAGCCGTCCTTTACGAGCGCCTCGAGGAGGGAAAGGTCCGGTGCTTCCTCTGTGCGCACCGCTGCAAGATAAGGCCCGGGGAGCGGGGCATCTGCGCGGTCAGGGAGAACCGCGACGGCACCCTGGTGAGCCTGGTCTACGGGCGGGCGGTAAGCATGAACGTCGACCCCATCGAGAAGAAGCCCCTCTTTCATTTCCTGCCCGGCTCCCGCTCCTTCTCGGTGGCCACCGCGGGCTGCAACTTCCGGTGCGAGCACTGCCAGAACTACACCATCTCGCAGCTCCCCCGGGAGCGCAAGGACGTGAGCATCCCCGGCGAGGAGGTGGGCGCGGCCGAGGTGGTCCGCCGTGCGTCCGAGGACCGCTGCCAAAGCATCGCCTATACCTACACGGAGCCTACCATCTTCATGGAGTACGCCCTGGACATCGCCCGGCTGGCCCGGGGCAAGGGCCTCAGGAACGTCTTCGTCAGCAACGGCTTCATGACCCCCGAGAGCGTGCGGCTCATCGCCCCCTACCTCGACGGCAACAACATAGACCTCAAGGGAGACGACGAGTTCTACAGGAAGATATGCAAGGCCCGCCTCTCCCCCGTGCTGGAGACCATCCGGCTCATGAAGGAGCTGGGCGTGTGGGTGGAGGTCACCACGCTCATCATACCGGGCCTCAACGACGCCGAGGAGTCCGTGAGGGACATCGCGCGTTTCCTGGTCTCCGTGGACCCCGCCATCCCCTGGCACGTCACCCAGTTCTATCCCACCTACAAGCTCACGGACCGCCCCCGCACGCCCGTGGAGACCCTCAAGCGGGCCCGGGAGGTGGGCATGGAGGCCGGCCTTCAGTACGTCTATGAAGGCAACATCCCGGGGGAGGGCCGGGAAAGCACCTACTGTCCGGGATGCGGGGAGCTTCTTGTGATGCGTATGGGTTTCCGCGTGGAGGCCGTGAGGCTCCGCGATGGGGCCTGCCCCAGCTGCGGCCGCCTCCAGCCCGGGGTCTGGACGTAG
- a CDS encoding sodium-dependent transporter, which yields MAKREQWKSQMGFLMAAVGSAIGLGNIWRFSYMAYSYGGGAFLIPYLTALLTAGIPLLILEFGIGHERIGSAPLAYAKLRKKWEWLGWWAVIFVMFGIELYYTTIVSWCLNYFAFSFNLGWDGDPDRFFFKEFLAQSGGPFQVGQIRTPIFFGLAAVWFLNWLILFRGVQRGIELANKVFMPLLFLLTAVLVFWSLSLEGAGVGLKAYLSPDFSKLKEPRVWIDAYSQIFFTLSLGFGIMIAYASYLPEKTNITKNAYLTGLINSGYSLFAGFAVFSVLGFMAVSQGKPVSEVVSQSIGLAFVAYPQAVSLMPGGNLFGAIFFLCLFVAGMSSSISILEAFTAALVDKFAFRRKPVVTAISVFGFMGSIVFATEGGLFWLDIVDHFLTHYGLVVVGILECVVVAWLFRFKVIKNHINRVSSIRLGRGWEALIRYFVPLMLGVILVGDLYHEIRAPYGGYSWTAIVLIGCGWVLLSLAGAFWAASRPWKTERHKAPGRGERC from the coding sequence ATGGCGAAGAGAGAGCAGTGGAAGAGCCAGATGGGTTTTCTCATGGCCGCGGTGGGCTCGGCCATCGGGCTGGGCAACATCTGGCGCTTCAGCTACATGGCCTACAGTTACGGCGGCGGGGCCTTCCTCATCCCCTATCTTACCGCTCTTCTGACGGCGGGCATCCCGCTTCTCATCCTGGAGTTCGGCATCGGGCACGAGCGCATCGGCTCGGCCCCCCTGGCCTATGCCAAGCTCCGGAAGAAGTGGGAGTGGCTGGGGTGGTGGGCCGTCATCTTCGTGATGTTCGGCATCGAGCTGTATTACACCACCATCGTGTCCTGGTGCCTGAACTACTTCGCCTTCTCTTTCAACCTGGGCTGGGACGGGGACCCCGACAGGTTCTTCTTCAAGGAGTTTCTGGCCCAGAGCGGCGGCCCCTTCCAGGTGGGCCAGATACGCACGCCCATATTCTTCGGCCTGGCGGCCGTCTGGTTTCTGAACTGGCTCATCCTCTTCAGGGGGGTGCAGCGGGGCATCGAGCTGGCAAACAAGGTGTTCATGCCCCTCCTTTTCCTCCTTACCGCAGTCCTGGTCTTCTGGTCCCTCAGCCTCGAGGGCGCCGGGGTGGGGCTCAAGGCCTACCTCAGTCCGGACTTCAGCAAGCTCAAGGAGCCCCGGGTCTGGATTGACGCCTACAGCCAGATATTCTTCACCCTGTCGCTGGGCTTCGGCATCATGATAGCCTACGCGAGCTACCTGCCGGAGAAGACCAACATAACGAAAAACGCCTACCTCACCGGCCTTATCAACAGCGGCTATTCCCTCTTCGCGGGGTTCGCCGTCTTTTCGGTCCTGGGGTTCATGGCGGTGAGCCAGGGGAAGCCCGTCTCGGAGGTGGTATCCCAGAGCATCGGCCTGGCCTTCGTGGCCTACCCCCAGGCGGTGAGCCTCATGCCCGGGGGGAACCTCTTCGGCGCCATATTCTTCCTCTGCCTCTTCGTCGCCGGGATGAGCTCGTCCATCTCCATCCTGGAGGCCTTCACCGCGGCCCTGGTGGACAAGTTCGCCTTCCGCAGAAAACCGGTGGTCACGGCCATCTCGGTGTTTGGCTTCATGGGCTCCATCGTCTTCGCCACCGAGGGCGGACTCTTCTGGCTGGACATCGTGGACCACTTCCTCACCCACTACGGCCTCGTGGTTGTGGGCATCCTGGAGTGCGTGGTGGTGGCCTGGCTCTTCAGGTTCAAGGTCATCAAGAACCATATCAATCGGGTCTCCTCCATCCGCCTGGGGAGGGGCTGGGAAGCGCTCATCCGGTACTTCGTGCCCCTGATGCTGGGGGTCATCCTCGTGGGCGACCTGTATCACGAAATCCGGGCCCCCTACGGCGGGTACTCCTGGACGGCCATCGTTCTCATCGGGTGCGGCTGGGTGCTTCTGAGCCTGGCCGGAGCCTTTTGGGCGGCCTCCCGGCCGTGGAAGACGGAGCGTCACAAGGCCCCCGGACGGGGCGAGCGCTGCTGA